In the Hordeum vulgare subsp. vulgare chromosome 7H, MorexV3_pseudomolecules_assembly, whole genome shotgun sequence genome, one interval contains:
- the LOC123410269 gene encoding wall-associated receptor kinase 2-like: protein MGCCQTPLPANISSFNTTSAPVPTIYNATIQSFSPCSYSFVAEVDLFKFDRSYVSSTNFTSKYIDGVPLVLDWVVGNGSCSTNMGSQYACQAMNSECVDVSNGPGYRCNCSQGYEGNPYLQGGCQDINECEPPDQPLYPCKGKCINTEGNYTCLCPSGFRSDDPKNIPCVRADTKRSLNIVLGISFSVVFLMVCIFALRAEYQKRKLKKEKERFFDQNGGQILYHQIMSKQVDTLRIFTQEDLKKATNDFDESRELGRGGHGTVYKGMLKDSRVVAVKRSKVMNVAETDEFVQEIIILSQTNHRNVVRLLGCCLEVEVPILVYEFIPSGTLFEFIHRNYTSPPPSLDTRLRVAQESAEALAYLHLSMNLPIVHGDVKSMNILLDENYMAKVTDFGASRMLPKDEVQFMTLVQGTMGYLDPEYLQERQLTEKSDVYSFGVVLLELITGKTAIYHDGPKEGKSLASSFLLAMKDGSLDAILDASIVSAGMEMLLGEVAELARMCLSARGEERPSMTEVADKLKALRSTWRAKLVLENGKTERLVMCSSPVASALHDPPSTSTVSTGPHMSGISIETPR from the exons ATGGGTTGCTGCCAGACCCCCCTTCCAGCAAATATCAGCTCCTTCAACACCACATCCGCGCCAGTACCAACTATATACAATGCTACCATCCAGTCTTTCAGTCCATGCAGCTACTCATTCGTCGCTGAGGTGGACTTGTTCAAGTTTGATCGTTCATATGTCAGCTCTACAAATTTCACAAGTAAATATATAGATGGGGTTCCTTTGGTACTCGATTGGGTTGTTGGTAATGGAAGTTGTTCCACCAATATGGGATCACAATATGCGTGCCAAGCCATGAACAGTGAATGTGTTGATGTGTCCAATGGCCCGGGTTACCGCTGCAACTGCTCTCAGGGTTATGAGGGCAATCCATACCTACAAGGAGGTTGCCAAG ACATCAATGAGTGCGAACCTCCAGACCAGCCCTTGTATCCTTGCAAAGGTAAATGCATAAACACTGAGGGAAACTACACATGTTTGTGCCCATCAGGATTCAGGAGCGACGATCCAAAGAACATACCCTGCGTTCGAGCTGACACAAAGAGATCTCTGAATATTGTGCTAG GCATATCCTTCAGTGTTGTCTTCCTCATGGTTTGTATCTTCGCTCTACGGGCCGAGTATCAGAAAAGGAAgttgaagaaagagaaggaaagatTCTTTGATCAGAATGGTGGTCAGATATTATATCATCAAATTATGTCAAAACAAGTTGATACTTTGAGGATATTCACACAAGAAGACCTTAAGAAGGCTACGAATGATTTTGACGAGAGCAGAGAACTGGGCAGGGGTGGTCATGGCACTGTCTACAAGGGCATGCTCAAGGACAGCAGGGTAGTAGCTGTGAAGCGCTCGAAGGTCATGAACGTGGCAGAAACTGACGAATTCGTGCAGGAGATTATTATACTTTCACAGACCAACCACCGTAATGTAGTCAGGCTTCTAGGGTGCTGCTTAGAGGTGGAAGTTCCAATCCTGGTCTATGAATTCATCCCGAGTGGCACTCTCTTTGAGTTCATCCATCGTAACTACACAAGTCCACCTCCCTCTCTGGACACCCGTCTCAGGGTCGCTCAAGAATCAGCAGAAGCACTTGCATATCTGCATCTGTCCATGAACCTCCCTATAGTCCATGGGGATGTCAAGTCTATGAACATTCTCTTGGACGAAAACTACATGGCGAAAGTGACCGACTTTGGGGCGTCAAGGATGCTCCCCAAGGATGAGGTTCAGTTCATGACATTGGTGCAGGGCACCATGGGTTACCTGGACCCTGAGTACTTGCAGGAGAGGCAACTCACGGAGAAGAGCGACGTTTACAGCTTTGGCGTTGTGCTGCTGGAGTTGATCACGGGCAAGACAGCCATCTACCACGACGGCCCCAAGGAAGGCAAGAGCCTTGCGTCGTCCTTCCTGCTCGCGATGAAGGATGGAAGCCTTGATGCCATCCTGGATGCAAGCATAGTTAGCGCCGGGATGGAGATGCTGCTGGGAGAAGTCGCCGAGCTGGCGAGGATGTGCTTGAGCGCCAGGGGTGAAGAGAGACCTTCCATGACCGAAGTGGCTGACAAGCTGAAGGCTCTGCGAAGCACCTGGAGGGCGAAACTCGTGCTTGAGAACGGCAAAACAGAGCGTCTGGTCATGTGCTCCTCACCTGTAGCTTCAGCGCTTCATGATCCTCCATCGACGAGCACGGTCTCGACTGGGCCTCACATGTCTGGAATAAGTATAGAAACACCCAGGTGA
- the LOC123408107 gene encoding early nodulin-93-like, whose translation MSTVTRAYLDQRLAAADRCSREAAMAGAKAAAVATVAAAVPTLASVRMLPWARAHLNPTGQALIISTVAGMAYFIVADKAILSMARKHSFEDAPDHLKNTSL comes from the exons ATGTCTACGGTGACCCGCGCCTACCTCGACCAGAGGCTCGCCGCCGCCGACCGCTGCTCCAGAG AGGCAGCCATGGCGGGAGCCAAGGCCGCGGCCGTCGCCACCGTCGCAGCCGCAGTCCCCACG CTGGCGAGCGTGAGGATGCTGCCGTGGGCGAGGGCGCACCTGAACCCGACTGGCCAGGCACTCATCATTTCCACCGTCGCCGGGATGGCCTACTTCATCGTCGCCGATAAGGCCATCCTCTCCATGGCCAGGAAGCATTCCTTCGAGGACGCGCCGGACCACCTCAAGAACACCTCcttgtag
- the LOC123412176 gene encoding early nodulin-93-like, with product MSTVTGAYLDQRLAAAKRCSREAAMAGAKAAAVATVAAAVPTLASVRMLPWAKAHLNPAGQALIISTVAGMAYFIVADKTILSMARKHSFQDAPEHLKNTSFH from the exons ATGTCTACGGTGACCGGCGCCTACCTCGACCAGAGGCTCGCCGCAGCCAAGCGCTGCTCCAGAG AGGCTGCCATGGCCGGAGCCAAGGCCGCGGCCGTCGCCACCGTCGCCGCCGCAGTGCCCACC CTGGCGAGTGTGAGGATGCTTCCGTGGGCCAAGGCGCACCTGAACCCCGCCGGTCAGGCGCTCATCATCTCCACCGTCGCCGGGATGGCCTACTTCATCGTCGCCGACAAGACCATCCTCTCCATGGCCAGGAAGCATTCCTTCCAGGACGCGCCGGAGCACCTCAAGAACACCTCATTCCACTAA